One region of Streptomyces rishiriensis genomic DNA includes:
- the ruvX gene encoding Holliday junction resolvase RuvX codes for MRKGRRLAIDVGDARIGVASCDPDGILATPVETVPGRDVPAAYRRLGQLVEEYEPIEVVVGLPRSLKGGEGPAAVKVRGFAQELANRIAPVSVRLVDERMTTVTASQGLRASGVKAKKGRSVIDQAAAVIILQQALESERVSGKAPGEGVEVVI; via the coding sequence ATGAGGAAGGGCCGTCGACTCGCGATCGACGTCGGGGACGCCCGGATCGGGGTCGCCTCGTGCGACCCCGACGGGATCCTCGCCACTCCGGTGGAGACGGTCCCCGGCCGGGACGTCCCCGCGGCCTACCGCCGTCTCGGACAACTGGTCGAGGAGTACGAGCCGATCGAGGTCGTCGTGGGTCTGCCTCGCTCCCTCAAGGGGGGCGAGGGCCCGGCCGCGGTCAAGGTCCGCGGCTTCGCGCAGGAGCTGGCGAACAGAATCGCGCCCGTATCCGTACGTCTGGTGGACGAGAGGATGACGACGGTGACGGCCAGTCAGGGACTGCGCGCTTCGGGGGTGAAAGCGAAGAAGGGCCGCTCGGTGATCGACCAGGCCGCCGCTGTGATCATCCTTCAGCAGGCACTGGAATCCGAACGGGTGTCAGGTAAAGCGCCGGGCGAGGGCGTCGAAGTGGTCATCTGA
- the alaS gene encoding alanine--tRNA ligase, with protein sequence MESAEIRRRWLSFYEERGHTVVPSASLIADDPTLLLVPAGMVPFKPYFLGEVKPPWSRATSVQKCVRTPDIEEVGKTTRHGTFFQMCGNFSFGDYFKEGAVKYAWELLTTPQDKGGYGLDPEKLWITVYKDDDEAERIWHEVIGVPKERIQRLGMKDNYWSMGVPGPCGPCSEINYDRGPEFGAEGGPAVNDERYVEIWNLVFMQYERGEGIGKDNFEILGELPSKNIDTGLGLERLAMILQGVQNMYEIDTSMAVIKKATELTGVEYGEAHDSDVSLRVVTDHMRTSVMLIGDGVTPGNEGRGYVLRRIMRRAIRNMRLLGATGPVVKDLIDTVIEMMGRQYPELVTDRERIEKVAVAEENAFLKTLKAGTNILDTAVTETKQSGGTVLAGDKAFLLHDTWGFPIDLTLEMAAEQGLSVDEDGFRRLMKEQRERAKADAQSKKTGHAGVGAYREIADRAGATDFIGYSDTEGESTVVGILVDGASSPAATEGDEVEIVLDRTPFYAEGGGQIGDTGRIKVDTGAVIEIRDTQKPVPGVYVHKGVVQVGEVTLGAKAHASIDRRRRTAIARAHSATHLTHQALRDALGPTAAQAGSENQPGRFRFDFGSPSAVPTAVMTDVEQKINEILARDLDVQAEVMGIDEAKKQGAIAEFGEKYGERVRVVTIGDFSKELCGGTHVHNTSQLGLVKLLGESSIGSGVRRIEALVGVDAYNFLAREHTVVAQLQELVKGRPEELPEKISAMLGKLKDAEKEIEKFRAEKVLQAAAGLVESAKDVRGVALVTGQVPDGTTPDDLRRLVLDVRGRIQGGRAAVVALFTVNNDKPLTVIATNEAAREHGLKAGELVRTAAKTLGGGGGGKPDVAQGGGQNPAAVGDAVDAVERLVAETAK encoded by the coding sequence ATGGAGTCGGCCGAGATCCGCCGCCGCTGGCTGAGCTTCTACGAGGAGCGCGGGCACACCGTCGTCCCTTCGGCGTCGCTCATCGCGGACGACCCGACTCTGCTCCTGGTCCCCGCCGGCATGGTCCCCTTCAAGCCGTACTTCCTCGGCGAGGTCAAGCCGCCGTGGTCGCGCGCCACCAGCGTGCAGAAGTGCGTGCGCACGCCTGACATCGAAGAGGTCGGCAAGACCACCCGCCACGGCACCTTCTTCCAGATGTGCGGCAACTTCTCCTTCGGCGACTACTTCAAGGAAGGCGCCGTCAAGTACGCCTGGGAGCTGCTCACCACGCCCCAGGACAAGGGCGGTTACGGCCTGGATCCGGAGAAGCTCTGGATCACGGTCTACAAGGACGACGACGAGGCCGAGCGCATCTGGCACGAGGTCATTGGCGTGCCCAAGGAGCGCATCCAGCGCCTCGGCATGAAGGACAACTACTGGTCCATGGGCGTCCCCGGCCCCTGTGGCCCCTGTTCCGAGATCAACTACGACCGCGGCCCCGAGTTCGGCGCCGAGGGCGGTCCCGCCGTCAACGACGAGCGGTACGTGGAGATCTGGAACCTGGTCTTCATGCAGTACGAGCGCGGCGAGGGCATCGGAAAGGACAACTTCGAGATCCTCGGCGAGCTGCCCAGCAAGAACATCGACACGGGCCTCGGACTCGAGCGGCTCGCGATGATCCTGCAGGGCGTGCAGAACATGTACGAGATCGACACCTCGATGGCCGTCATCAAGAAGGCCACCGAACTGACCGGCGTCGAGTACGGCGAGGCCCATGACTCGGACGTCTCGCTGCGCGTGGTCACCGACCACATGCGCACCTCCGTGATGCTCATCGGCGACGGCGTCACCCCCGGCAACGAGGGCCGCGGTTACGTCCTGCGCCGCATCATGCGCCGCGCCATCCGCAACATGCGTCTGCTCGGCGCCACCGGTCCCGTCGTCAAGGACCTGATCGACACCGTCATCGAGATGATGGGCCGGCAGTACCCCGAGCTCGTCACCGACCGCGAGCGCATCGAGAAGGTCGCCGTCGCGGAGGAGAACGCCTTCCTCAAGACGCTGAAGGCCGGCACCAACATCCTCGACACCGCCGTCACCGAGACCAAGCAGTCCGGTGGCACCGTGCTCGCCGGCGACAAGGCCTTCCTGCTCCACGACACCTGGGGCTTCCCGATCGACCTCACCCTCGAGATGGCCGCCGAGCAGGGGCTGTCCGTGGACGAGGACGGCTTCCGCCGCCTGATGAAGGAGCAGCGGGAGCGCGCCAAGGCCGACGCCCAGTCCAAGAAGACCGGCCACGCCGGTGTGGGCGCCTACCGCGAGATCGCCGACCGGGCCGGCGCCACCGACTTCATCGGCTACTCCGACACCGAGGGCGAGTCGACGGTTGTCGGCATTCTCGTCGACGGCGCCTCCTCGCCGGCCGCCACCGAGGGCGACGAGGTCGAGATCGTCCTCGACCGCACCCCGTTCTACGCCGAGGGCGGTGGCCAGATCGGCGACACCGGCCGCATCAAGGTGGACACCGGCGCCGTCATCGAGATCCGCGACACCCAGAAGCCGGTCCCCGGCGTGTACGTCCACAAGGGCGTCGTCCAGGTAGGCGAGGTCACGCTCGGCGCCAAGGCCCACGCCTCGATCGACCGCCGCCGCCGCACGGCCATCGCCCGCGCCCACTCGGCCACCCACCTCACGCACCAGGCGCTGCGCGACGCCCTCGGGCCGACGGCCGCCCAGGCCGGTTCCGAGAACCAGCCCGGCCGCTTCCGCTTCGACTTCGGTTCCCCGTCCGCCGTCCCGACGGCCGTGATGACCGACGTCGAGCAGAAGATCAACGAGATCCTCGCCCGCGACCTGGACGTCCAGGCCGAGGTCATGGGCATCGACGAGGCCAAGAAGCAGGGCGCCATCGCCGAGTTCGGCGAGAAGTACGGCGAGCGGGTGCGGGTCGTGACCATCGGCGACTTCTCCAAGGAGCTGTGCGGTGGCACGCACGTGCACAACACCTCCCAGCTGGGCCTGGTGAAGCTGCTCGGCGAGTCGTCGATCGGTTCGGGCGTCCGCCGCATCGAGGCCCTCGTCGGCGTCGACGCCTACAACTTCCTGGCCCGGGAGCACACGGTCGTCGCTCAGCTCCAGGAGCTGGTCAAGGGCCGTCCGGAGGAACTCCCGGAGAAGATCTCCGCCATGCTCGGCAAGCTGAAGGACGCCGAGAAGGAGATCGAGAAGTTCCGCGCGGAGAAGGTCCTCCAGGCCGCCGCCGGGCTCGTGGAGTCCGCCAAGGACGTCCGCGGTGTCGCTCTCGTCACCGGTCAGGTCCCCGACGGCACGACCCCCGACGACCTGCGCAGGCTCGTCCTCGACGTGCGCGGCCGGATCCAGGGCGGCCGGGCCGCCGTGGTCGCCCTGTTCACGGTGAACAACGACAAGCCGCTGACGGTCATCGCCACCAACGAGGCCGCCCGCGAGCACGGTCTCAAGGCCGGCGAGCTGGTCCGCACGGCTGCCAAGACCCTCGGTGGTGGTGGCGGCGGCAAGCCGGACGTCGCTCAGGGCGGCGGCCAGAACCCGGCCGCCGTCGGCGACGCCGTCGACGCCGTCGAGCGGCTCGTGGCGGAAACGGCCAAGTGA
- a CDS encoding DUF948 domain-containing protein codes for MSGGEVAGILVAVFWAILVSFLAVALARLAQTLRATTRLVADVTEQAVPLLADASAAVRSAQTQIDRVDAIATDVQEVTSNASALSTTVASTFGGPLVKVAAFGYGVRRALGGRKDDVPAREPRRTVIVGRTVSRREKRKPRGKRD; via the coding sequence GTGTCCGGTGGTGAGGTGGCCGGCATCCTCGTGGCGGTGTTCTGGGCCATCCTGGTCTCCTTCCTCGCCGTCGCGCTGGCGAGGCTTGCGCAGACGCTCAGGGCGACCACCAGACTCGTCGCGGACGTGACCGAGCAGGCCGTCCCGCTGCTGGCCGACGCCTCCGCGGCGGTGCGTTCCGCGCAGACCCAGATCGACCGGGTCGACGCGATCGCCACCGACGTCCAGGAAGTCACGTCGAACGCCTCGGCACTGTCCACCACGGTCGCCTCCACCTTCGGCGGCCCCCTGGTGAAGGTCGCCGCCTTCGGCTACGGCGTACGCCGGGCCCTCGGCGGCCGCAAGGACGACGTGCCCGCCAGGGAACCCCGGCGGACCGTGATCGTGGGCCGAACGGTCTCCCGGCGGGAGAAGCGCAAGCCCCGTGGAAAGAGGGACTGA
- the rpsD gene encoding 30S ribosomal protein S4, with protein sequence MANQPRPKVKKSRALGIALTPKAVKYFEARPYPPGEHGRGRKQNSDYKVRLLEKQRLRAQYDVSERQLVRAYERASKVQGKTGEALIIELERRLDALVLRSGIARTIYQARQMVVHGHIEVNGQKVDKPSFRVKPDDVVMVRERSRSKTLFEVSRAGGFAPDGETPRYLQVNLGALAFRLDREPNRKEIPVICDEQLVVEYYAR encoded by the coding sequence GTGGCCAACCAGCCCCGTCCCAAGGTCAAGAAGTCGCGTGCCCTCGGCATCGCGCTGACCCCGAAGGCCGTCAAGTACTTCGAGGCGCGTCCCTACCCGCCCGGCGAGCACGGCCGTGGCCGCAAGCAGAACTCGGACTACAAGGTCCGTCTGCTCGAGAAGCAGCGTCTGCGCGCGCAGTACGACGTGTCCGAGCGTCAGCTCGTCCGCGCCTACGAGCGTGCCTCCAAGGTCCAGGGCAAGACCGGTGAGGCCCTGATCATCGAGCTCGAGCGCCGTCTCGACGCGCTGGTCCTGCGTTCGGGCATCGCCCGCACGATCTACCAGGCCCGCCAGATGGTCGTCCACGGCCACATCGAGGTCAACGGCCAGAAGGTCGACAAGCCGTCCTTCCGCGTCAAGCCGGACGACGTCGTCATGGTCCGCGAGCGCAGCCGCAGCAAGACGCTGTTCGAGGTCTCCCGCGCCGGTGGCTTCGCCCCCGACGGTGAGACCCCGCGCTACCTCCAGGTGAACCTCGGCGCCCTGGCGTTCCGCCTGGACCGCGAGCCGAACCGCAAGGAGATCCCGGTGATCTGCGACGAGCAGCTCGTCGTCGAGTACTACGCCCGCTGA
- a CDS encoding replication-associated recombination protein A, with protein sequence MEPDLFTAAAEDRQEKDPAGSPLAVRMRPRTLDEVVGQQHLLKPGSPLRRLVGEGATGPAGPSSVILWGPPGTGKTTLAYVVSKATNKRFVELSAITAGVKEVRAVIDGARRAIGGYGKETVLFLDEIHRFSKAQQDSLLPAVENRWVTLIAATTENPYFSVISPLLSRSLLLTLEPLTDDDLRDLVRRALTDDRGLKGAVTLPEDTEAHLLRIAGGDARRALTALEAAAGAALDQGGSEISLQTLEQTVDRAAVKYDRDGDQHYDVASALIKSIRGSDVDAALHYLARMIEAGEDPRFIARRLMISASEDIGLADPGALPLAVAAAQAVAMIGFPEAALTLSHTTIALALAPKSNAATTAIGAALEDVRKGLAGPVPPHLRDGHYKGAAKLGHAQGYVYPHDLPEGIAAQQYAPDAIKDREYYEPTRHGAEARYADAVEWTRQHLGRDGS encoded by the coding sequence GTGGAGCCCGACCTGTTCACCGCCGCAGCCGAAGACCGCCAGGAGAAGGACCCCGCCGGGAGCCCCCTGGCCGTCCGGATGCGCCCGCGCACCCTCGACGAGGTGGTGGGCCAGCAGCACCTGCTGAAGCCGGGCTCACCCCTGCGCCGCCTGGTCGGCGAGGGCGCCACGGGCCCTGCCGGGCCCTCCTCGGTGATCCTCTGGGGGCCGCCCGGCACCGGGAAGACGACCCTGGCGTACGTCGTCTCCAAGGCCACCAACAAGCGGTTCGTCGAACTGTCGGCCATCACGGCGGGCGTCAAGGAGGTCCGGGCGGTCATCGACGGCGCCCGCCGCGCCATCGGCGGCTACGGCAAGGAGACCGTCCTCTTCCTCGACGAGATCCACCGCTTCAGCAAGGCCCAGCAGGACTCCCTCCTGCCGGCCGTCGAGAACCGCTGGGTGACGCTGATCGCGGCGACCACGGAGAACCCCTACTTCTCGGTCATCTCGCCCCTGCTGTCCCGCTCCCTCCTGCTGACCCTCGAGCCCCTCACGGACGACGACCTGCGCGACCTCGTCCGGCGCGCGCTGACCGACGACCGCGGTCTCAAGGGCGCTGTCACCCTCCCCGAGGACACCGAGGCGCATCTGCTGCGCATCGCCGGCGGCGACGCCCGCCGCGCCCTCACCGCGCTGGAAGCCGCGGCCGGGGCCGCCCTGGACCAGGGCGGGAGCGAGATCAGCCTGCAGACCCTGGAGCAGACGGTCGACCGCGCGGCGGTGAAGTACGACCGTGACGGCGACCAGCACTACGACGTCGCCAGCGCTCTCATCAAGTCCATCAGGGGCTCGGACGTCGACGCGGCCCTGCACTACCTGGCCCGCATGATCGAGGCCGGCGAGGACCCCCGTTTCATCGCGCGCCGCCTGATGATCTCCGCCAGCGAGGACATCGGCCTCGCCGATCCGGGCGCGCTGCCCCTGGCGGTCGCCGCCGCGCAGGCCGTCGCCATGATCGGCTTCCCCGAGGCGGCCCTCACGCTCAGCCACACCACCATCGCCCTCGCCCTCGCACCCAAGTCCAACGCCGCGACGACCGCGATCGGCGCCGCTCTGGAGGACGTACGCAAGGGCCTGGCCGGCCCGGTGCCGCCGCATCTGCGCGACGGGCACTACAAGGGCGCCGCCAAGCTGGGCCATGCGCAGGGGTACGTGTATCCGCACGACCTTCCCGAGGGCATCGCCGCCCAGCAGTACGCGCCGGACGCCATCAAGGACCGCGAGTACTACGAGCCCACCCGGCACGGCGCCGAGGCCCGGTACGCGGACGCGGTCGAGTGGACCAGGCAGCACCTCGGTCGCGACGGGTCCTGA
- a CDS encoding vitamin K epoxide reductase family protein, whose protein sequence is MSKTTVKDVSTESEPERVAATGLRTVGGSRAFAILLLITGAAGLLAAWVITLDKFKILEAKAEGKTFTPSCSISPIISCGSVMESKQAAAFGFPNPMLGLVAYGIVICVGMTLLTRVSFPRWYWLTFNFGTLFGVAFCTWLQYQSLYKINALCLWCSLAWVATITMFWYVTSFNVRHDLLPAPDWLKRFLGEFTWVLPVTHVGIIAMLILTRWGADLWA, encoded by the coding sequence ATGAGCAAGACGACAGTCAAAGACGTCTCCACGGAGTCCGAGCCGGAGCGCGTCGCCGCGACCGGGCTCCGGACCGTGGGCGGCAGCCGTGCGTTCGCGATCCTGCTGCTGATCACCGGCGCCGCCGGTCTGCTGGCCGCCTGGGTCATCACGCTCGACAAGTTCAAGATCCTCGAGGCCAAGGCCGAGGGCAAGACCTTCACGCCCAGCTGCAGCATCAGCCCGATCATCAGCTGCGGCAGCGTCATGGAGAGCAAGCAGGCCGCCGCCTTCGGTTTCCCCAACCCGATGCTCGGTCTCGTCGCCTACGGCATCGTCATCTGCGTGGGCATGACCCTGCTGACCCGGGTGAGCTTCCCGCGCTGGTACTGGCTGACCTTCAACTTCGGCACCCTCTTCGGCGTGGCCTTCTGCACCTGGCTCCAGTACCAGTCCCTGTACAAGATCAACGCCCTGTGCCTGTGGTGCTCGCTGGCCTGGGTCGCGACGATCACCATGTTCTGGTACGTCACCTCGTTCAACGTGCGCCACGACCTGCTGCCCGCCCCGGACTGGCTGAAGCGGTTCCTCGGCGAGTTCACCTGGGTCCTGCCGGTCACCCACGTCGGCATCATCGCCATGCTGATCCTGACCCGCTGGGGCGCGGACCTCTGGGCCTGA
- the hisS gene encoding histidine--tRNA ligase, with translation MSTFQAPKGTYDLIPPRSAKFLAVREAISAPLRNSGYGYVETPGFEDVDLFARGVGESTDIVSKEMYAFETKGGDRLALRPEGTASVLRAALEANLHKQGNLPVKLWYSGSYYRYEKPQAGRYRHFSQVGAEAIGAEDPALDAELIILADQAYRSLGLRDFRILLNSLGDKECRPVYREALQTFLRGLDLDEDTLRRAEINPLRVLDDKREAVQKQLGDAPLLRDYLCDACKAYHETVRELITAAGVVFEDDPKLVRGLDYYTRTTFEFVHDGLGSQSAVGGGGRYDGLSEMIGGPALPSVGWALGVDRTVLALEAEGVELALPPATSVFAVPLGEEARRILFAKVTELRKLGVAADFSYGSRGLKGAMKSANRSGARYTIVAGERDLAEGVVQLKDMESGEQTAIGVNEIVAELESRLG, from the coding sequence GTGAGTACCTTTCAGGCCCCCAAGGGCACGTACGACCTGATCCCGCCGCGTTCCGCGAAGTTCCTCGCGGTACGCGAGGCGATCTCCGCCCCGCTGCGCAACTCCGGCTACGGCTACGTCGAGACGCCCGGCTTCGAGGACGTCGACCTGTTCGCGCGCGGTGTGGGCGAGTCCACCGACATCGTCAGCAAGGAGATGTACGCCTTCGAGACCAAGGGGGGCGACCGGCTCGCCCTGCGTCCGGAGGGCACGGCGTCCGTGCTGCGCGCCGCGCTGGAGGCGAACCTGCACAAGCAGGGCAACCTGCCGGTCAAGCTCTGGTACTCGGGCTCGTACTACCGGTACGAGAAGCCGCAGGCGGGCCGGTACCGGCACTTCTCCCAGGTCGGTGCCGAGGCGATCGGCGCGGAGGACCCGGCGCTCGACGCCGAGCTGATCATCCTGGCCGACCAGGCGTACCGGTCGCTGGGGCTGCGCGACTTCCGCATCCTCCTCAACAGCCTCGGCGACAAGGAATGCCGCCCGGTGTACCGGGAGGCGCTCCAGACCTTCCTGCGTGGCCTGGACCTCGACGAGGACACGCTGCGCCGTGCGGAGATCAACCCGCTGCGGGTCCTGGACGACAAGCGCGAGGCGGTCCAGAAGCAGCTGGGGGACGCGCCGCTGCTGCGCGACTACCTCTGCGACGCGTGCAAGGCGTACCACGAGACGGTCCGTGAGCTGATCACGGCGGCGGGCGTGGTCTTCGAGGACGACCCGAAGCTGGTCCGCGGCCTCGACTACTACACCCGGACGACCTTCGAGTTCGTCCACGACGGACTGGGCTCCCAGTCCGCGGTGGGCGGCGGCGGCCGTTACGACGGTCTCTCCGAGATGATCGGCGGCCCCGCGCTGCCGTCGGTGGGCTGGGCGCTGGGCGTCGACCGGACGGTACTGGCGCTGGAGGCGGAGGGCGTGGAGCTGGCGCTGCCCCCCGCGACCTCCGTGTTCGCCGTGCCGCTCGGCGAGGAGGCCCGCCGGATCCTCTTCGCGAAGGTCACCGAACTGCGCAAGCTCGGCGTGGCGGCGGACTTCTCGTACGGCTCCAGGGGGCTCAAGGGCGCCATGAAGAGCGCCAACCGCAGCGGGGCCCGCTACACGATCGTCGCCGGCGAACGCGACCTCGCCGAGGGTGTCGTCCAGCTCAAGGACATGGAGTCCGGCGAGCAGACGGCGATCGGCGTCAACGAGATCGTGGCGGAACTGGAGTCGAGGCTGGGCTAG
- a CDS encoding MBL fold metallo-hydrolase, with product MLIAGFPAGAWGTNCYLVAPASGEECVIIDPGHQAAPGVEEAIRKHRLKPVAVVLTHGHIDHVASVVPVCGAHDVPAWIHPEDRYMMSDPEKALGRSIGMPLMGELTVGEPDDVRELTDGVRLDLAGLEFSVAHTPGHTKGSVSFLMPETADVPSVFFSGDLLFAGSIGRTDLPGGDMAEMLDSLARVCLPLEDSTVVLSGHGPQTTIGQERATNPYLRQVAAGGQGAGSQTPPRRGM from the coding sequence GTGCTCATTGCCGGGTTCCCCGCCGGGGCCTGGGGGACGAACTGTTACCTCGTCGCCCCCGCCTCCGGTGAGGAGTGCGTGATCATCGACCCGGGCCACCAGGCGGCCCCGGGAGTCGAGGAAGCGATCAGGAAGCATCGGCTCAAGCCCGTCGCCGTCGTCCTCACCCACGGCCACATCGACCATGTGGCCTCGGTCGTCCCGGTGTGCGGGGCGCACGACGTACCCGCCTGGATCCACCCCGAGGACCGCTACATGATGAGCGACCCCGAGAAGGCGCTCGGCCGGTCCATCGGGATGCCGCTGATGGGCGAGCTGACCGTGGGGGAGCCAGACGACGTCCGCGAGCTGACCGACGGCGTCCGGCTGGACCTGGCGGGGCTGGAGTTCTCCGTCGCCCACACCCCGGGCCATACCAAGGGGTCGGTGAGCTTCCTGATGCCCGAGACGGCCGACGTCCCGTCGGTCTTCTTCTCCGGGGATCTGCTGTTCGCCGGCTCCATCGGACGCACCGACCTGCCCGGCGGCGACATGGCCGAGATGCTCGACTCGCTGGCCCGCGTGTGCCTGCCGCTCGAGGACTCGACCGTGGTGCTGTCCGGCCACGGCCCCCAGACGACCATCGGCCAGGAGCGCGCCACCAACCCGTATCTGCGGCAGGTGGCGGCCGGCGGCCAGGGAGCGGGTTCGCAGACCCCTCCCCGACGAGGAATGTGA
- a CDS encoding peptidylprolyl isomerase codes for MVTQEQRKRQLAREKFLRQQQRRTSARRRARVRNSVIASVLGVIIIGSLALYTTGVLKDDDKANASADTTPSATPSAVKDPCEKAAAGSVKTQTWKKEPAVTIDKSAKYTMTLATTCGDIGIALKAKAAPHTVNSFSFLAGKGYFDHTKCHRLTTNGIYVLQCGDPTGSGSGGPGYTIPDENLKDTSLKNNIYPAGTIAMANTGQAHTGGSQFFLVYQDSQLPPSYTPFGTVSADGMKVLQKIAAAGENTGAGDGAPNATVVINKATVAKS; via the coding sequence GTGGTCACCCAGGAACAGCGGAAGCGTCAGCTCGCCCGGGAGAAGTTCTTGCGGCAGCAGCAGCGGCGCACCTCCGCGCGACGCAGGGCGCGCGTGCGCAACTCGGTGATCGCGTCGGTGCTCGGCGTGATAATCATCGGCAGTCTGGCGCTGTACACGACGGGCGTCCTGAAGGACGACGACAAGGCCAACGCGAGCGCGGACACGACGCCGTCCGCGACGCCCAGCGCCGTCAAGGACCCGTGCGAGAAGGCGGCCGCGGGCTCGGTCAAGACGCAGACCTGGAAGAAGGAGCCGGCGGTCACGATCGACAAGTCGGCCAAGTACACGATGACCCTCGCGACGACGTGCGGGGACATCGGCATAGCGCTCAAGGCGAAGGCCGCGCCGCACACGGTGAACTCGTTCAGCTTCCTCGCCGGCAAGGGCTACTTCGACCACACCAAGTGCCACCGTCTCACCACCAACGGCATCTACGTGCTCCAGTGCGGCGACCCGACGGGCAGCGGCAGCGGCGGTCCCGGCTACACCATCCCGGACGAGAACCTGAAGGACACCAGCCTCAAGAACAACATCTACCCGGCGGGCACGATCGCGATGGCCAACACCGGTCAGGCGCACACCGGCGGCAGCCAGTTCTTCCTCGTCTACCAGGACAGTCAGCTGCCGCCGAGCTACACGCCGTTCGGCACGGTGTCGGCCGACGGCATGAAGGTTCTGCAGAAGATCGCCGCCGCGGGTGAGAACACCGGCGCGGGCGACGGAGCCCCGAACGCGACGGTCGTGATCAACAAGGCGACGGTCGCGAAATCCTGA
- a CDS encoding DUF349 domain-containing protein → MSSDPWGRVDETGTVYVRTADGEQVVGSWQAGSPEEALAYFERKYEGLVVEIGLLEKRVKTTDLSTKDAQVAIDHIREQVDAHHAVGDLQALRERLDKLVATVESRREERKQQRAKQSDEARKAKEDLVTEAEQLAQSDQWRAAGERLRSLVDTWKGLPRLDRKSDDELWHRFSHARSAFSKRRKAHFAQLDAQREEARRTKERLVTEAEALSGSSDWGPTAARYRELMAEWKAAGRAQREHEDDLWNRFRGAQDVFFAARSSVFAERDAEQTENLKLKEELAEEAEKLLPIGDLKAARAAFRSINERWEAIGHVPRDARPKVEGRMHAVERAMQESEEAEWRRTNPEARARAAGLTGQLQAAVDKLRSQIDQARAQGNSAKADKLERELEGRQALLDQALKGLQEFGG, encoded by the coding sequence GTGAGCAGCGACCCGTGGGGCCGCGTCGACGAGACGGGGACCGTGTACGTGCGTACGGCCGACGGCGAGCAGGTGGTCGGTTCCTGGCAGGCAGGCTCCCCCGAGGAGGCGCTGGCCTATTTCGAGCGCAAGTACGAGGGCCTGGTTGTCGAGATCGGCCTCCTCGAGAAGCGGGTGAAGACCACCGATCTGTCGACGAAGGACGCCCAGGTCGCGATCGACCACATCCGCGAACAGGTCGACGCGCACCACGCGGTCGGTGATCTCCAGGCCCTGCGGGAGCGGCTGGACAAGCTGGTGGCGACCGTCGAGTCGCGGCGCGAGGAGCGCAAGCAGCAGCGGGCCAAGCAGTCCGACGAGGCCCGCAAGGCCAAGGAGGACCTGGTCACCGAGGCGGAGCAGCTGGCGCAGTCGGACCAGTGGCGGGCCGCCGGTGAGCGGCTGCGGTCGCTGGTGGACACCTGGAAGGGTCTGCCGCGTCTCGACCGCAAGTCGGACGACGAGCTGTGGCACCGGTTCTCGCATGCGCGCTCGGCGTTCTCCAAGCGCCGCAAGGCGCACTTCGCCCAGCTGGACGCGCAGCGCGAGGAGGCCCGACGGACCAAGGAGCGGCTGGTCACCGAGGCCGAGGCGCTGTCCGGTTCGTCGGACTGGGGTCCGACCGCGGCCCGCTACCGCGAGCTGATGGCGGAGTGGAAGGCGGCGGGCCGCGCCCAGCGCGAGCACGAGGACGACCTGTGGAACCGCTTCCGCGGCGCCCAGGACGTCTTCTTCGCCGCCCGCAGCTCGGTGTTCGCCGAGCGGGACGCGGAGCAGACGGAGAACCTGAAGCTCAAGGAGGAGCTGGCCGAGGAGGCCGAGAAGCTCCTGCCGATCGGTGACCTGAAGGCGGCGCGTGCCGCGTTCCGCTCGATCAACGAGCGCTGGGAGGCCATCGGCCATGTGCCGCGCGACGCCCGGCCGAAGGTCGAGGGCCGGATGCACGCCGTGGAGCGGGCGATGCAGGAGTCCGAGGAGGCCGAGTGGCGCCGGACGAACCCGGAGGCGCGCGCCCGTGCCGCGGGTCTGACCGGTCAGCTCCAGGCCGCCGTGGACAAGCTGCGCAGCCAGATCGACCAGGCCCGCGCCCAGGGCAACTCCGCGAAGGCCGACAAGCTGGAGCGTGAGCTGGAGGGCCGCCAGGCGCTGCTGGACCAGGCTCTGAAGGGTCTCCAGGAGTTCGGCGGCTGA